AATATTGTGTTGACATTAAAACTAATTAGACTCCCATGCCGCCGGGGCGGCACCAGCAGAAGGATGAAAATGCCTTTGTGTTGAATGATTTTTTGGTGGCTGGCGAAGGCAGGTCGTCACTCCTTGGTGCCTCGAGCCCGCTGATTAGACTGACTACGACGACCAGGTGCACCACAGAATGTCGCTCTCCTCCTCGGAGAAGCACGCAGGATAGAATGATCCGTTATGGTCGTTGCACCAGCCCTTCAATATTACCAGTCCATCAGGAAGGATTGGCATGGATGTCGTATACGAACGTTGTTGCGGCCTCGATGTGCACAAGAAGACGGTGGTCGCCTGTGTGCTGACGCCGGAGGCCAAGGAGATTCGCACGTTCTCCACGATGACGGAGGATCTCCTGGAGATGGTTGACTGGTTAGGACAACATGAATGCACGCATGTTGCTATGGAAAGCACAGCTTCATTCTGGAAGCCAATCTACAACCTTCTGGAGTCGGCGGACTGTCAAGTGCTTGTGGTGAACGCCAAGCACATGAAGAACGTTCCGGGCCGTAAGACCGATGTGAAGGATGCCGAATGGATCGCCGGATTGCTCCGCCACGGGCTGTTGCAAGCCAGTTACATCCCCAACCGTGAACAACGGGAACTACGAGAACTCATTCGCTACCGCCGAAGTCTCATTGACGAGCGGGCAAGAGAGGTGAATCGGGTTCAAAAGGTGTTGGAAGGTGCCAACATCAAGCTTTCTGCAGTGGCCAGCAATACACTTGGCAAATCTGGGCGGGCGATGTTGGAAGCAATGATCCACGGAGAAGAAGACCCGGAGGTATTGTCAGGGTTAGCCAAAGGCCGGATGAAGGCGAAGAAGGCCGATTTGCACAAGGCACTGAATGGGCTTATGGGCTCCCACCAACGAATGATGCTGGCAGCCCAATTACGTCACATCGATTACTTGGATGAAGAGATTGCCCGGCTGGATGAAGAAGTCAAGGAGCGCATGCTCCCTTTTGAAGAAGACCTGGAGCTAGTGGACACCATCCCCGGTGTCGGTCGACGAACAGCAGAACAAATTCTGGCTGAAATT
This is a stretch of genomic DNA from Alicyclobacillus dauci. It encodes these proteins:
- a CDS encoding IS110 family RNA-guided transposase, producing MDVVYERCCGLDVHKKTVVACVLTPEAKEIRTFSTMTEDLLEMVDWLGQHECTHVAMESTASFWKPIYNLLESADCQVLVVNAKHMKNVPGRKTDVKDAEWIAGLLRHGLLQASYIPNREQRELRELIRYRRSLIDERAREVNRVQKVLEGANIKLSAVASNTLGKSGRAMLEAMIHGEEDPEVLSGLAKGRMKAKKADLHKALNGLMGSHQRMMLAAQLRHIDYLDEEIARLDEEVKERMLPFEEDLELVDTIPGVGRRTAEQILAEIGTDMTQFPSAAHLCSWAGLAPGNNESAGKRKSGKTRKGNQKLRAALVEAARAAARTKQTYLSAQYHRIAARRGKNRAAVAVAHSILTIVYYVLQRRQPYIELGPTYYEARKKDAVVKQAIRKLQSLGLEVTVKPVA